One genomic region from Ornithinimicrobium flavum encodes:
- a CDS encoding FtsK/SpoIIIE family DNA translocase, producing MTDTARDLEPEHRRDGAGFLLLALALVVALREWWGLDGMFGDAVHAVAAGTFGRVALVLPVVLLFFAVRLFRAPDQQQATNRMSIGTTAMLVAASGITHLATGNPDYGEGPAAMQASGGVLGFIASSIPASAITVTGAYIVLSLLGVFGFLVLTRTPVHRIPDRLREVEQHLFDSARFDDVDPVTGEVLPRQRRPRRRAADLDERHGDVAFEQAAEVERARAASSPRTRSRTRPAPDQQPGAEAEAAPERRSTRPAARASEPGTGDSTEEIPALRPGQKRPQDKSAVDKLREAAATPAKNELQAPPTAQLPQRVEQLQLAGDVTYTLPDSTILRPGSPHKERSEANVRVVEALTGVLDDFNIDAQVTDFTRGPTVTRYEVELGSGVKVERITALSKNIAYAVASADVRILSPIPGKSAVGVEIPNTDRENVNLGDVLRSQAARNNTHPMVMGVGKDVEGGYVIANLAKMPHLLVAGATGSGKSSFVNSMITSILMRSTPDEVRMILVDPKRVELTAYEGIPHLITPIITNPKKAAEALAWVVKEMDHRYDDLAAYGYKHLDDFNKAVRAGKVTPPPGSERVIQPYPYLLVVVDELADLMMVAPRDVEESVVRITQLARAAGIHLVLATQRPSVDVVTGLIKANVPSRMAFATSSLADSRVVLDQPGAEKLIGQGDALFLPMGASKPMRVQGAWVSESEIHDVVAHVTGQLKPKYVEEVVAAPAKKQIDEDIGDDLDLLLQAAEQVITTQFGSTSMLQRKLRVGFAKAGRLMDLMESRGIVGPSEGSKARDVLVKPDDLEETLSLLQGQEPAPRPEPETVSEPFDAGAAEVVVVDEEDEVLSDEGGETGEIRPAVRDSRYDDDPVSGSRVVEEDDEESEDAWELTDRGGRDRY from the coding sequence ATGACGGACACGGCCCGCGACCTGGAGCCCGAGCACCGTCGTGACGGCGCCGGCTTCCTGCTGCTGGCCCTGGCCCTGGTCGTGGCGCTGCGGGAGTGGTGGGGCCTGGACGGCATGTTCGGCGACGCGGTCCACGCCGTCGCGGCCGGGACCTTCGGTCGCGTGGCCCTCGTGCTGCCCGTCGTCCTGCTCTTCTTCGCCGTCCGGCTCTTCCGGGCCCCCGACCAGCAGCAGGCCACCAACCGGATGAGCATCGGCACCACCGCCATGCTCGTCGCCGCGAGCGGGATCACGCACCTGGCCACCGGCAACCCCGACTACGGGGAGGGACCGGCGGCCATGCAGGCCTCCGGCGGAGTCCTGGGCTTCATCGCCTCCTCGATCCCCGCGTCCGCGATCACCGTCACCGGTGCCTACATCGTCCTGTCCCTCCTGGGCGTCTTCGGCTTCCTCGTCCTCACCCGGACCCCCGTCCACCGCATCCCCGACCGCCTCCGTGAGGTGGAGCAGCACCTCTTCGACTCCGCGCGCTTCGACGACGTGGACCCCGTGACCGGCGAGGTGCTGCCACGGCAGCGCCGGCCCCGCCGCCGTGCTGCCGACCTCGACGAGCGTCACGGTGACGTCGCGTTCGAGCAGGCTGCGGAGGTCGAGCGGGCCAGGGCGGCCTCGTCCCCGCGCACCCGCAGCCGCACCCGCCCCGCGCCGGACCAGCAGCCCGGGGCGGAGGCGGAGGCCGCGCCCGAGCGGCGGTCGACGCGACCGGCCGCGCGGGCGTCCGAGCCCGGGACGGGGGACTCGACCGAGGAGATCCCCGCGCTGCGTCCCGGCCAGAAGCGCCCGCAGGACAAGAGCGCCGTGGACAAGCTCCGGGAGGCCGCGGCCACGCCCGCCAAGAACGAGCTGCAGGCGCCGCCGACCGCGCAGCTGCCCCAGCGCGTGGAGCAGCTGCAGCTGGCCGGCGACGTCACCTACACGCTGCCGGACTCCACCATCCTGCGGCCCGGCAGCCCGCACAAGGAGCGCTCGGAGGCCAACGTCCGGGTGGTCGAGGCACTGACGGGCGTCCTCGACGACTTCAACATCGACGCGCAGGTCACCGACTTCACCCGCGGGCCGACCGTCACGCGCTACGAGGTCGAGCTCGGCTCCGGGGTGAAGGTGGAGCGCATCACCGCCCTGTCCAAGAACATCGCTTACGCCGTCGCCTCCGCCGACGTGCGCATCCTCTCGCCGATCCCGGGCAAGTCCGCGGTGGGCGTCGAGATCCCCAACACCGACCGGGAGAACGTCAACCTCGGGGACGTCCTGCGCAGCCAGGCGGCGCGCAACAACACCCATCCGATGGTCATGGGCGTCGGCAAGGACGTCGAGGGAGGCTACGTCATCGCCAACCTCGCCAAGATGCCCCACCTGCTGGTCGCGGGTGCCACCGGCTCGGGCAAGTCGAGCTTCGTCAACTCGATGATCACCTCGATCCTCATGCGGTCCACCCCGGACGAGGTGCGGATGATCCTGGTCGACCCCAAGCGGGTCGAGCTCACCGCCTACGAGGGCATCCCCCACCTCATCACCCCGATCATCACCAACCCGAAGAAGGCCGCCGAGGCGCTGGCCTGGGTGGTCAAGGAGATGGACCACCGCTACGACGACCTGGCGGCGTACGGCTACAAGCACCTCGACGACTTCAACAAGGCCGTCCGCGCGGGCAAGGTCACCCCGCCCCCCGGCTCGGAGCGGGTCATCCAGCCCTACCCCTACCTGCTCGTCGTCGTCGACGAGCTCGCGGACCTCATGATGGTCGCCCCGCGCGACGTCGAGGAGTCGGTGGTGCGCATCACCCAGCTGGCCCGTGCCGCTGGCATCCACCTGGTCCTGGCGACCCAGCGACCCTCCGTCGACGTGGTCACCGGCCTGATCAAGGCCAACGTCCCGTCCCGGATGGCGTTCGCCACCTCCTCGCTCGCCGACAGCCGGGTCGTCCTGGACCAGCCCGGCGCCGAGAAGCTCATCGGCCAGGGCGACGCCCTGTTCCTGCCGATGGGGGCCTCCAAGCCCATGCGCGTCCAGGGGGCGTGGGTGAGCGAGTCGGAGATCCACGACGTCGTCGCCCACGTCACCGGTCAGCTCAAGCCGAAGTACGTCGAGGAGGTCGTCGCGGCCCCCGCCAAGAAGCAGATCGACGAGGACATCGGCGACGACCTCGACCTGCTGCTCCAGGCGGCCGAGCAGGTCATCACCACGCAGTTCGGCTCCACGTCCATGCTCCAGCGCAAGCTGCGGGTCGGCTTCGCCAAGGCCGGTCGGCTGATGGACCTCATGGAGTCACGAGGGATCGTGGGGCCCTCCGAGGGGTCCAAGGCCCGCGACGTCCTCGTCAAGCCCGACGACCTCGAGGAGACGCTCTCGCTGCTCCAGGGCCAGGAGCCCGCCCCCCGTCCCGAGCCGGAGACGGTCAGCGAGCCGTTCGACGCCGGCGCGGCCGAGGTGGTCGTCGTCGACGAGGAGGACGAGGTGCTGTCCGACGAGGGCGGGGAGACCGGGGAGATCCGCCCCGCTGTGCGCGACAGCCGCTACGACGACGACCCCGTCTCCGGCAGCCGGGTGGTCGAGGAGGACGACGAGGAGTCCGAGGACGCCTGGGAGCTGACCGACCGCGGCGGTCGCGACCGCTACTGA
- a CDS encoding 2TM domain-containing protein, translating into MTEDDPRTPPPLPAYQPPTDPATRSDPAADPALRAKALERLEAVKGFRIHLTVYLAVIGFLTAIWVVSGGGFFWPVWPALGWGLGLALHLASLTWDKEPTEAQIEAQARRMARDRTRPPGAIED; encoded by the coding sequence ATGACCGAGGACGACCCCCGCACCCCGCCGCCGCTCCCGGCCTACCAGCCGCCGACGGACCCGGCGACCCGCTCGGACCCGGCCGCCGACCCGGCCCTGCGCGCCAAGGCTCTCGAGCGGCTCGAGGCGGTCAAGGGCTTCCGGATCCACCTGACCGTCTACCTCGCGGTCATCGGCTTCCTCACGGCGATCTGGGTGGTCAGCGGCGGGGGCTTCTTCTGGCCGGTCTGGCCGGCCCTCGGGTGGGGGCTGGGCCTGGCCCTGCACCTGGCCTCCCTCACGTGGGACAAGGAGCCCACCGAGGCGCAGATCGAGGCCCAGGCGCGCCGGATGGCCAGGGACCGAACCCGGCCCCCCGGGGCCATCGAGGACTGA